Proteins co-encoded in one Erinaceus europaeus chromosome X, mEriEur2.1, whole genome shotgun sequence genomic window:
- the SPIN2B gene encoding spindlin-2B isoform X1, whose amino-acid sequence MERRRRAHHPVERNRSGSGMKTPNAQETEGQQTRAAVGRATGSANMTKKKASQKKQRGRPSSQTRRNIVGCRISHGWKEGDEPITQWKGTVLDQVPINPSLYLVKYDGIDCVYGLELHRDERVLSLKILSDRVASSQISDANLANTIIGKAVEHMFEGEHGSKDEWRGMVLAQAPVMKAWFYITYEKDPVLYMYQLLDDYKEGDLRIMPESSESPPTEREPGGVVDGLIGKHVEYTKEDGSKRIGMVIHQVEAKPSVYFIKFDDDFHIYVYDLVKKA is encoded by the coding sequence GCATGAAGACCCCTAACGCTCAGGAGACCGAAGGGCAACAAACCAGGGCAGCTGTAGGACGGGCCACTGGGTCTGCAAATATGACTAAGAAAAAAGCTTCCCaaaagaagcagagaggcagaccTTCATCACAGACCCGCAGGAACATCGTGGGCTGCAGAATTTCACACGGATGGAAAGAAGGCGACGAGCCCATCACCCAGTGGAAAGGAACCGTTCTGGATCAGGTGCCTATAAATCCCTCTCTTTATCTGGTGAAATATGATGGAATTGACTGTGTCTATGGACTGGAACTCCACAGAGATGAAAGAGTTTTATCTCTTAAAATTCTTTCCGACAGGGTGGCATCATCCCAAATTAGTGATGCAAACCTTGCAAATACCATAATTGGTAAGGCTGTGGAACATATGTTTGAGGGTGAGCATGGTTCTAAGGATGAGTGGAGGGGGATGGTCTTAGCCCAAGCACCTGTCATGAAAGCCTGGTTTTATATTACCTATGAGAAAGATCCTGTCTTGTACATGTACCAGCTTTTAGATGATTATAAAGAAGGAGACCTCCGTATCATGCCAGAGTCCAGTGAGTCTCCCCCAACAGAGAGGGAACCTGGAGGTGTTGTAGATGGCCTGATAGGTAAACATGTGGAATATACCAAAGAAGATGGCTCCAAACGGATTGGCATGGTCATTCACCAAGTGGAAGCCAAACCTTCTGTGTATTTCATCAAGTTTGATGATGATTTCCATATATATGTCTATGATTTGGTGAAAAAGGCCTAA
- the SPIN2B gene encoding spindlin-2B isoform X3 — protein sequence MKTPNAQETEGQQTRAAVGRATGSANMTKKKASQKKQRGRPSSQTRRNIVGCRISHGWKEGDEPITQWKGTVLDQVPINPSLYLVKYDGIDCVYGLELHRDERVLSLKILSDRVASSQISDANLANTIIGKAVEHMFEGEHGSKDEWRGMVLAQAPVMKAWFYITYEKDPVLYMYQLLDDYKEGDLRIMPESSESPPTEREPGGVVDGLIGKHVEYTKEDGSKRIGMVIHQVEAKPSVYFIKFDDDFHIYVYDLVKKA from the coding sequence ATGAAGACCCCTAACGCTCAGGAGACCGAAGGGCAACAAACCAGGGCAGCTGTAGGACGGGCCACTGGGTCTGCAAATATGACTAAGAAAAAAGCTTCCCaaaagaagcagagaggcagaccTTCATCACAGACCCGCAGGAACATCGTGGGCTGCAGAATTTCACACGGATGGAAAGAAGGCGACGAGCCCATCACCCAGTGGAAAGGAACCGTTCTGGATCAGGTGCCTATAAATCCCTCTCTTTATCTGGTGAAATATGATGGAATTGACTGTGTCTATGGACTGGAACTCCACAGAGATGAAAGAGTTTTATCTCTTAAAATTCTTTCCGACAGGGTGGCATCATCCCAAATTAGTGATGCAAACCTTGCAAATACCATAATTGGTAAGGCTGTGGAACATATGTTTGAGGGTGAGCATGGTTCTAAGGATGAGTGGAGGGGGATGGTCTTAGCCCAAGCACCTGTCATGAAAGCCTGGTTTTATATTACCTATGAGAAAGATCCTGTCTTGTACATGTACCAGCTTTTAGATGATTATAAAGAAGGAGACCTCCGTATCATGCCAGAGTCCAGTGAGTCTCCCCCAACAGAGAGGGAACCTGGAGGTGTTGTAGATGGCCTGATAGGTAAACATGTGGAATATACCAAAGAAGATGGCTCCAAACGGATTGGCATGGTCATTCACCAAGTGGAAGCCAAACCTTCTGTGTATTTCATCAAGTTTGATGATGATTTCCATATATATGTCTATGATTTGGTGAAAAAGGCCTAA
- the SPIN2B gene encoding spindlin-2B isoform X2, translating to MGWTPAGDKGWRPAPGMKTPNAQETEGQQTRAAVGRATGSANMTKKKASQKKQRGRPSSQTRRNIVGCRISHGWKEGDEPITQWKGTVLDQVPINPSLYLVKYDGIDCVYGLELHRDERVLSLKILSDRVASSQISDANLANTIIGKAVEHMFEGEHGSKDEWRGMVLAQAPVMKAWFYITYEKDPVLYMYQLLDDYKEGDLRIMPESSESPPTEREPGGVVDGLIGKHVEYTKEDGSKRIGMVIHQVEAKPSVYFIKFDDDFHIYVYDLVKKA from the exons ATGGGATGGACTCCTGCAGGAGATAAGGGGTGGAGACCCGCACCGG GCATGAAGACCCCTAACGCTCAGGAGACCGAAGGGCAACAAACCAGGGCAGCTGTAGGACGGGCCACTGGGTCTGCAAATATGACTAAGAAAAAAGCTTCCCaaaagaagcagagaggcagaccTTCATCACAGACCCGCAGGAACATCGTGGGCTGCAGAATTTCACACGGATGGAAAGAAGGCGACGAGCCCATCACCCAGTGGAAAGGAACCGTTCTGGATCAGGTGCCTATAAATCCCTCTCTTTATCTGGTGAAATATGATGGAATTGACTGTGTCTATGGACTGGAACTCCACAGAGATGAAAGAGTTTTATCTCTTAAAATTCTTTCCGACAGGGTGGCATCATCCCAAATTAGTGATGCAAACCTTGCAAATACCATAATTGGTAAGGCTGTGGAACATATGTTTGAGGGTGAGCATGGTTCTAAGGATGAGTGGAGGGGGATGGTCTTAGCCCAAGCACCTGTCATGAAAGCCTGGTTTTATATTACCTATGAGAAAGATCCTGTCTTGTACATGTACCAGCTTTTAGATGATTATAAAGAAGGAGACCTCCGTATCATGCCAGAGTCCAGTGAGTCTCCCCCAACAGAGAGGGAACCTGGAGGTGTTGTAGATGGCCTGATAGGTAAACATGTGGAATATACCAAAGAAGATGGCTCCAAACGGATTGGCATGGTCATTCACCAAGTGGAAGCCAAACCTTCTGTGTATTTCATCAAGTTTGATGATGATTTCCATATATATGTCTATGATTTGGTGAAAAAGGCCTAA